From Cheilinus undulatus linkage group 15, ASM1832078v1, whole genome shotgun sequence:
CAGAAAGGGATCTGAGGGAAGTCTTCTCTAAATACGGCCCCCTGGcggatgtttctatcgtgtatGACCAGCAATCGAGGCGTTCCAGGGGCTTCGCTTTTGTTTACTTTGAGAACAAAGATGACGCAAAGGAGGTATCAGAGCACGAGTGgaccagtgtgtgtgtgttttttcttctttttttaatactctGTTCTTAGTCTTAATGGATAACTTGTACATATATTCACTTCTAGGCAAAGGAACGAGCCAATGGCATGGAGCTGGATGGTCGCAGGATCAGGGTGGACTTCTCCATCACAAAAAGACCTCACACCCCAACCCCTGGAATCTACATGGGCCGTCCCACATAGTAAGAACCCCTCTATGTTTGTGTCATCAGTAGTTAAGTAaaataccagtgttaattttggcagctatttttattttagtcttagtctttagacagaatgtcttttagttttagtcacattttagtcatttctgtcctttttagttatagtccagttttagtccataaaaagtcctcacgttttagtcttaacttttagtccaagcatttaatttcttgcctaaatctggtaccaaatcatggtagtgtgttctctgcacgctaccaaacctggggtccctgctttctacagctgagaggcagaatagatacagatgcattgtttttgacggatttacccacagtagagaaattaTACGGATTTTGAATAtccgatgaaaactacattacatttcagtctagttttagtcatcttgatgaaaactaaacttagtttttgtcagttttaaccatcacagatctatttttgttagtcttaatTAGAGCCTGAgtgatatgggatttttggggctgaTATATTGGCTGATAACCGATATATCGgctgatatatgaaataagaacattgatatacacaggatatataatgtacatgaacacaaatgtggacatgttaATTAACAGtcgcatttatctttgtttatttcacaaagatgcaactaaTACCACgttaaaacgctgtataatTGTCTTGatggctgtggaccatattggacaggaaaatgataaatggagagccatatagACATCGTTGTGGCAAAAacgcacatagaatatgtttaaaatgtgtttcttgataaccctgaggaaggtcACAAGCTTAAATATGCCTGTTTTCTAAAGTTGTTCTCtgaagatctactattagtgaaactttctgtctccacactggtagaatatgtctcaggaaagataaacaccgtatgaatgcttttctggtttgtgcttttctaaGTAAAAGTCTGGTTTAGCATGTCTATAGAGACACTCCGTTCACTTGTacttaatgcttttattttgaaaagttcccgACAAACTTCCactgtacactgaatcaagtcgctTTTAGGGGGTTTACTGAGGGAAAACTTatgaaggacagggctttgagagcatgGAGATGCAGCTGACAGGCAGAAAACTAGCGtcctgtgtgaaagccgcaccCGCAGGAACCGGAGCTGacacacgcaagcagcaaaacgcgctcccagtctgaaacagacaGCCGAGTGAGTCCGACTGCAGCAGGGACTGCTGCTGAGGACtaggctgcctgtgagtgcttaggcATGGGGAGGGGCCCACGGCTGCACCAGCTGCTCACTGAAAAGAGCAACAACGTTacgtgctttcacgtcagagtctccaaaactctctaATAACACCAggaaaaagtcgctagatttgtcgcttttttgaaaaagagttgctagaggggtctgaaaacccgctgaatatagcgacaaagtcgctaagctggcaacactgagtgggggagagctgctgctgcactagCTTGTGTCTTGGGCCAGGCACTCAGGCTGAGTTTAGCAGGGACACACACAGCGACAGAATCCCCGCGCAGCAAAAAGCTAATAAATCAGCTACATGTTGgtcgatgttgattaatctgtgatatgcTTTAATCGGCCCTCCGATCAATCGGTCGGGCTCCAgcctcagtctagtttttgtcatggaaaaattgctaacatttttagtcatagttttactcgacgaaattaacactgtaaatACAAGTTAGAAATGGTCATTTCCACAACAGAGAGCCGTACTGAACACTAATACCTCTATATGAAGACATAAACTACACCAACAGCAGAGTTGAGAAAGATGTGATGAGTGCAGCGCTGCTACAGTGTTCTTTTTGTgctaaatatataataatagaAACAACATTACTAAAACCAGCTGATTGTCATCTTTGtagtggtggaggaggaggaggcccAAGCGGACCTCGGCGCAATTCACGTGACTACGACAGAGGATATGACCGGGGTTACGACAGAGGTGGTTACGATCGCTATGACGACCGGGAGTATTACAGATCGTACAGGTTGGTGCTGCTGATGAGCTGAAGGACGTTTGCCATgttgttggtggtggtggtcaggaaaatgaataaaaagctgCTTATGTTGTCTTGTTCTAGGAGGCGATCTCCATCACCGTACTACAGAGGGGCTTACAGGTCTCGCTCCAGATCACGGTCTTACTCTCCACGTGAGTTTGCTCTTTCAGTGAATGtcatctgttttaaaaataaacggGCTGCTTTATGTTTACTCTAACTCATCTTTTTACAGGTCGCTATTGAAAGCCCcgcctccctcctcctcctcctcctcctctttccaaAGCTCAGACTGGGAGTGTTTCTGATTGGTTTGATTGATTTCTGAACGGATCATCTTTCTTAAGGTGATCGTCACTCTTCTCTTTGCTCGTGTACGTGATCAGTTCATGTTTCCTCAGATGGGTTGTGAAGCGGTGTCATTGAGATGACCCAGGCTGttctcatgtttttaattttaaatgtatgGTTGACATCAGCCATTATCAAtatgttaatgttttattttcttcttttttgtataCAAATTTAGAGGAATTCATCTTTGAACATATTAAAGgaagatacatttttttattttggctcaTGTGTGTCCTTACAGCACTTGAACGCTTCTGCTGTTTCAGAGCTCTTCTGTTACACCCATGGACATGCTAATAGGCTATGTGCTATTTTCTACTGATTAGAtgaggggtgtcaaactcaaggcccgggggccaaatccggcccatggtgcagttacACCCAACCCACCAGATCatgatatttttgttagaactggtccaccagtatgaggtctgcagatttcctctagtataaaaatgtcaacttaaccttgatgatttataacatccttgcTGATTcactaaaattagaaaaaagttgATACAAAGTCAGGAACgtaggagaaatttgtgttctctctatattttcaattttacatctcacagttgggactaaaagttatggttttgacagttttttttcttaacctttacatctgataactttgactttttatctcatatttttgcctttgagattcataattttaaattttaaatcctattttgacctttttaaagtcatgattttgacttttatctcatgttttcacctttttcaactcctaattttttacctttcaaattcgtgatttttttaaaagttttatttcatattgacATTTCAAACTCACGATTTCAatgtttctcatattttgattgttagATATCATGCCTTTGAATTTGAGCTCAGTTTTGCTGACAATTTCAACTCCTTTTAGTTTTATCTCATGaccttttgacctttaaagctcatgattttaaattttatctcatactttgacctttaaagctcatgatttttaaatttatttcatattttgacctttaaaattcacaattttgataattctcatttttagactgttaaaaatcatggtttcagtactctttcatattttgccttttaaaaacattattttgacattaatgtcagttttttttaacctttaaaagtgatgtttcactttttatctcagattttgagtttttaacttgtcatgttgacattttaatctcaaaatcttTTAGGTTGACACTcagtggttaaatgttgaccctgttaggccctcaggttagtcccaaattcagaatccggcccctgctgtgactgagtttgacacccctggattaGAATTTAATAGCATTTTCTTCTTCCAGAAAACAACTCGACAGATGTGTgttaataaaaatcaataatgaTCGATAAAGCTCACGCATCCTACAGTGGTTTCACACTTACAAGTGGAACTATAGGCACACTATCAGTTAATCCTGTGGAAGTTGAATGCTGACACAGAGGAAATgttagattttaaatttttggaggaaaaaaaaacagaaacattgatTAATGGATTGATAATGCTGTAGCTCTTCCAACAACACTGATCATTTTTAGCACGTCACACTGATTTGCCCATATTTCAGGTGTTTGCACCAGCCCaaataataatcaataaaatgtcACATCAGGCTGGCACAGGACAGAACCCATTCATGTTGGCTTATATTTAATCCATGTGGATAAACTATTAAACTACTAAGAAAGGGAGCAATGTGTATGTAAGGGTCTCCAGTCCAACATTGACCCCTGCTGGTTAAAGAGAAGCATCTATGTCACAAggttaggattttttttattaattaattagaatatgttttactttttattttcaatgtaagTTAAGTTTAAATTTGCTTATAAACCTGATTCGTAAGTTTACTAAGCATTTTTGGCAGCTTGTTAGTTTTGatgatatatatatttatatatttatttggCTCTggatataaatatttaatgatTAAAGGGCTGaactgatttgaaaaaaaaaacagataaaatatagtacaccaggggtgtcaaactcagtcccagagggggctggattctgaattaaggtctgacctgagggcccaacagggtccacatttaaccaaactgttaacctcaatttcaccagtaataaattatggggggaaaaaactagcactgaggaaaaatgattttgagatttaaaaagtcaaaatgttaagttaaaaggctcaaaatctgagataaaatttattagttcaaaggtcaaaatgagaCGTTAAAGTAATACTTTTAAGAGGCAAACgcatgaaaaagaaataatttttttatggtgcacctaaaaggtcaaaatatgagacaaagaGTGAAAATGATTGACAAAGTCAATataagaaaacagtcaaaataataaattgtaaatgctcaaaatatgaaataaaaaatcaaaattataaatgcaaaaggttaaaatatataataaaagtccaaataatagaccGAAGTCATgattgtgcaatgcaaaattcaaaataagaaatgaaaacacttaatttcttttcccatatttttatctaattctttttactcatttttttcacatttttatgacttaaccttgatatcaaatatttttaagtttacatttttatattggaggaaatctgcagacctcatattgtagggccagttataataagaacaGGATATGATCCTGtaggccgggtgtaactgtaccacagccggatttggcccccgggccttgagtttgacacccctgaagTACACAATAAAGGGAAAGAAATGAGAGTTTATTCAGTCAGTAAgctgatttgaaaataaaactgacttCACTGAGAGAAGTTGGACAAAAAGGCTGTGTCAGTCAGCGAGGTAGAGTTTAGGACAAAAACCAAAGACTGTTCTATTATTTACTTTCGTTGTGTGAACATTTTTACTAAATCCACTTCATTTGAGTTTCAGTTACTTTGTCGTTATTGAAAACTGCCTTGTGTCAGACGATTCCACCATACTCTCTTTAACTTAGGTTTGAAACAACATTTTTCCTTAGCTTAACAAAAAGTGGTTCTTAAAGGGCCAGACCACAAAATTTTAATTCTAAATAAGTGTGAAAAGGTAGAACTTATTGCTTTTATTGCTGTGGAGGCCATAACAGGACATGCttccttacatttttacactttgtCTCCTGtgatagatttttttctaactATGTCAGTGTACTAAAATTGGGATAATGCTGGGTTTCGTGAAATgcttatttcagttttctcaGAATCCCTTGAAATTAACTCAACATTGCAGGAAATGCAGCGTTTTATAATAAATTAACAGTCAAAATTGTATGAAAGCTCCTgtacattaaaacaaatgttttattttaacaaattcaATTAAACTAAAAgcatttgctttttaatgaattaattGTGACTGGCTATAACGTTTACATCACTTCATTTATCTGTGGTTGTTAACTGGGTTGTTCCCGGCTCTTGACTTATAACTGTACTTATCTACTATCAATGCTtaaaatttggacttttttaaagCTATGAAATCATCAGGAAACAAGGTTTGTTGTCCTGAGTAAAAGCTGAGCTGAGAAGTTgtggaaatgactgaaatgtggatggatggatgtctgcTTTGGGCTTCCGTACAATATCCTACTGACCAACTTTTCACATGTCTGTGTTCCTTTTTATAAATTTGTCTGAATATTGTATGGAAGCCTGAAGTGGACATAGATCCACACGTAAGTGTGACACTTT
This genomic window contains:
- the tra2b gene encoding transformer-2 protein homolog beta, whose product is MSDNVKGYSERESRSGSRSLSPRGSGKSASRSPARSPAHSKEGSRHSHSKSRSRSRSKSRSHSRHGSRRHYSRSRSRSRSYRRRSHSRSYSGERRRRSHSRSPMSNRRRHIGNRANPDPNTCLGVFGLSLYTTERDLREVFSKYGPLADVSIVYDQQSRRSRGFAFVYFENKDDAKEAKERANGMELDGRRIRVDFSITKRPHTPTPGIYMGRPTYGGGGGGPSGPRRNSRDYDRGYDRGYDRGGYDRYDDREYYRSYRRRSPSPYYRGAYRSRSRSRSYSPRRY